Proteins found in one Vallitalea guaymasensis genomic segment:
- a CDS encoding carbohydrate ABC transporter permease, giving the protein MKTIQSKLKKQLHSPKIVNIMYVPALIFFVLLIFYPFFQGIIISFKEWNGYSPKFLWVGLQKYQKLFHDKDFYFTVKNTLIYGVGSTLIQNVLGLGCAVLLDQKMRCEKLVRTVVYLPVVISALIMGYVWYFFFKFEGGAINDIMMLLGLDPLDWLAVGKRSVWIITLVNSFQYMGISMVIYLAGLQGIPKTYYEAASIDGATSWTKFKNVTIPLLMPAITTSVVINIIGGLKLFDVIMAMTKGGPGYTSASISTMMYQIYFVRMDAGYASAMGIVMFLIISIISIINLKFFRNKEVEM; this is encoded by the coding sequence ATGAAAACGATACAAAGCAAACTTAAAAAGCAGTTACACTCACCAAAAATAGTTAATATCATGTATGTTCCTGCTCTTATCTTCTTTGTTCTGCTTATATTTTATCCATTTTTTCAGGGAATTATTATATCTTTCAAAGAATGGAATGGTTATTCTCCAAAATTTCTATGGGTAGGATTACAGAAGTATCAGAAATTATTTCACGATAAAGACTTTTATTTTACCGTAAAAAATACTCTTATCTATGGAGTAGGCAGTACATTAATACAAAATGTTCTAGGTCTTGGATGTGCAGTTCTATTGGATCAAAAAATGAGATGTGAGAAATTGGTAAGAACTGTTGTATACTTACCAGTTGTTATAAGTGCATTGATTATGGGATATGTATGGTATTTCTTTTTCAAATTTGAAGGTGGAGCAATCAATGATATTATGATGCTGTTGGGCTTAGATCCACTTGACTGGCTTGCTGTAGGAAAACGTTCTGTATGGATTATCACTCTTGTAAACTCATTTCAATATATGGGTATTTCAATGGTTATATATCTAGCTGGCCTTCAAGGTATTCCTAAAACCTATTACGAGGCAGCTAGTATAGATGGTGCTACAAGTTGGACAAAGTTCAAAAACGTTACAATTCCATTGTTAATGCCAGCCATAACAACCAGTGTAGTTATAAACATTATTGGTGGTTTGAAGCTATTTGATGTAATCATGGCTATGACAAAAGGCGGACCTGGCTATACATCAGCTTCTATATCAACAATGATGTACCAGATATATTTTGTAAGAATGGATGCGGGATATGCTTCTGCAATGGGAATAGTTATGTTCTTAATAATTAGCATAATCAGTATTATCAATTTGAAATTTTTCAGGAATAAGGAGGTAGAAATGTGA
- a CDS encoding carbohydrate ABC transporter permease, producing MKRLSRCIMYIVGILYLIPFYILINLAFRPASNSSSYWIPSFNLYLDNFKNAWLEANMISAFKNNIFITLVVVVSVIVLGAFASYPLARYKTKFNNFIYTLCVSCMIVPPLTILVPLYKLIVNTTGTSTYLSVILPHIAYQLPITIFLFTGFIGSISKELDEAALIDGCGRFGIFFRIIFPLLKPVTATVTILVGVAIWNDYTFSIFFLQKPNMYTLTVALNQFFSQFSNQINWVAAGCIIGTIPLVILYLFLQKYFVKGLSAGAVKG from the coding sequence GTGAAAAGACTCAGTAGATGTATTATGTATATTGTAGGCATCTTATATTTGATACCTTTTTATATCTTAATCAATTTGGCTTTTAGACCTGCTTCCAATAGCTCGTCTTATTGGATACCTTCTTTTAACCTTTATTTAGATAATTTTAAGAATGCATGGTTAGAGGCAAACATGATATCGGCGTTCAAGAATAATATATTCATCACTCTTGTAGTAGTTGTAAGTGTTATTGTTCTTGGTGCATTTGCTTCATATCCATTGGCAAGGTATAAAACAAAATTCAATAATTTCATTTATACCTTATGTGTATCCTGTATGATTGTGCCTCCATTAACTATATTGGTTCCATTGTATAAATTGATTGTCAATACTACAGGAACCAGTACATACTTAAGCGTTATATTACCTCATATAGCTTATCAGCTACCAATAACAATCTTTTTGTTTACTGGTTTCATAGGCTCCATATCCAAGGAACTTGATGAAGCAGCTTTGATTGATGGATGCGGACGTTTTGGAATATTTTTCAGGATTATATTCCCATTGTTGAAGCCAGTAACAGCAACAGTTACAATCTTGGTTGGTGTAGCTATATGGAATGATTATACATTTTCAATATTTTTCTTACAGAAACCCAATATGTATACTTTAACAGTAGCTCTAAATCAATTTTTCTCTCAGTTCTCTAATCAGATCAACTGGGTAGCTGCTGGATGTATAATAGGTACAATACCATTAGTTATTCTCTATTTGTTTCTCCAAAAATACTTTGTTAAAGGATTATCTGCTGGAGCTGTCAAAGGATAA
- a CDS encoding M28 family metallopeptidase, with the protein MRKKITVPAKIMTLVLLAYLIIPALQPSLAHSNHHGKNTIRETIETLASEEFMGRLVGTEGNEKTINYITDFYNNIDLEKYDEDYYFENDVTIYPPDQQIHHLEAVFKDGTSKVYTYGEDYLDSPMLKEANIQSDITFDINDPDMKNKIFVVDRRIKSIENKGTFMKVDTLRKNIRVNPLPSPTVQITENLYTDLQTKNIDYIKFHNKYVPNESKVKSVIGKISGTDSSKALVLSAHLDHIGWAGDTIFCGASDNASGISAILELARKLKHRSEHRPFDMDIIIAAFNAEESGLDCSCDFVPAIKEQYDDIYNINIDTIGKIDGGSLTINGYYKEQYVNKSLKQSLLNCFNDNHIELLNEFYGISDHYYFLHNKIPAVTLGQKDVLGENNTTSIHTKYDTIDTIDFNQIKKITNTLFDFIIKNDGVVFKPETTFKKTMETIASPEFMGRLPGTEGNEKTVEYITDFYEEIGLDTYDEDYYHDTIQTVFNPDEQTANLEISFADGTSKTYKYGKDYIDYPSLIATNINTTITFDKEDSDIENKILVIDKNDTTSRWEIKAKAIFQQADSMFRITKLFAEPTNYIQVSNKLYNDLKTKDITTVDLQLSYNTKKANIKSVVGKIKGIDSTKAVVLSAHLDHVGWAGDTIFCGAVDNGSGITTILELAKRLQERSKEQPFETDIIIAAFNGEDSLLSCTEDFVLDMRNKYDEFYDINIDTIGKSDGGLICMNGMFEESNLNTTLKESISNSFRYNGLLVLDETYGGSDHRLFNKYNIPGITLGQKDVFGENGTTKIHTKEDTIDIIDYFQIEQVTDIIYDFIITNDGTIYKSLETLKKSA; encoded by the coding sequence ATGAGAAAAAAAATAACTGTTCCAGCAAAAATTATGACACTTGTTCTATTGGCTTATCTAATAATACCTGCATTACAACCATCATTAGCTCATTCAAATCATCATGGCAAAAATACAATTAGAGAAACTATAGAAACTCTTGCTTCTGAAGAATTCATGGGTAGACTTGTAGGCACTGAAGGCAATGAGAAAACAATCAATTACATAACAGATTTCTATAATAATATAGATCTCGAAAAATATGATGAAGATTATTATTTTGAAAATGATGTTACAATCTATCCCCCTGACCAGCAAATCCATCATCTTGAAGCAGTTTTCAAAGATGGTACTAGTAAAGTCTATACATATGGTGAAGATTATTTAGATTCTCCTATGCTAAAAGAAGCAAATATACAATCTGATATTACCTTTGATATTAATGACCCAGATATGAAAAATAAAATTTTTGTTGTTGATAGAAGAATCAAGAGCATTGAAAATAAAGGAACTTTTATGAAAGTGGATACGCTTAGAAAAAATATAAGAGTTAATCCTTTGCCCTCACCTACAGTTCAAATAACAGAGAACTTATATACTGATTTGCAAACCAAAAATATTGATTATATTAAATTTCACAATAAATATGTTCCTAACGAGTCAAAAGTAAAAAGTGTTATTGGTAAAATTTCTGGAACCGACTCATCAAAAGCATTAGTATTATCTGCACATCTAGACCATATAGGCTGGGCAGGTGATACCATATTTTGCGGTGCATCAGACAACGCTTCAGGTATTTCAGCAATACTTGAACTAGCTAGAAAATTAAAACATCGTTCAGAGCATAGACCTTTTGATATGGATATTATTATTGCTGCTTTTAATGCAGAAGAATCTGGGCTGGACTGCAGCTGTGATTTTGTTCCTGCCATAAAAGAACAATATGATGATATTTATAATATTAACATAGATACCATAGGTAAAATTGATGGTGGCAGTCTTACAATAAATGGTTATTATAAGGAACAATATGTTAATAAGTCATTAAAACAATCATTACTGAATTGTTTTAATGATAACCATATTGAGTTGCTTAATGAATTCTATGGCATTAGTGACCATTATTATTTTCTTCATAATAAGATACCCGCTGTAACTCTTGGCCAAAAAGATGTACTTGGAGAAAATAATACAACTTCCATACATACAAAATATGATACTATAGATACAATTGACTTCAACCAAATCAAGAAGATAACCAATACATTATTTGACTTCATAATCAAAAATGATGGTGTTGTTTTCAAACCTGAAACTACTTTCAAAAAAACTATGGAAACTATAGCATCACCTGAGTTCATGGGCAGACTTCCTGGAACCGAAGGTAATGAAAAAACTGTTGAATACATTACTGATTTCTATGAAGAAATAGGATTAGATACATATGATGAAGATTATTACCACGATACTATCCAAACAGTATTCAACCCAGATGAACAAACAGCTAATTTAGAGATTTCCTTTGCAGATGGTACAAGTAAAACCTACAAATATGGCAAAGACTATATAGATTATCCCTCTCTCATAGCTACTAATATAAATACCACCATAACATTTGATAAGGAAGACAGTGATATTGAAAATAAGATTCTTGTAATAGATAAAAATGATACTACTTCAAGATGGGAAATCAAAGCAAAAGCTATTTTTCAACAAGCTGACAGCATGTTTAGAATAACCAAACTATTTGCTGAACCAACAAACTATATACAAGTATCTAATAAACTATATAATGATCTAAAAACTAAAGATATAACTACTGTTGATTTACAGTTATCATATAATACTAAAAAAGCTAATATTAAAAGTGTTGTCGGTAAGATAAAAGGTATTGATTCAACTAAAGCCGTAGTATTATCTGCACATTTGGATCATGTTGGTTGGGCAGGAGATACTATATTCTGCGGAGCAGTAGACAACGGATCAGGAATAACAACTATTCTGGAATTAGCCAAAAGATTACAAGAGCGTTCCAAAGAACAACCTTTTGAAACAGATATAATCATAGCTGCATTCAACGGTGAAGATTCTTTATTATCTTGTACCGAAGATTTTGTATTGGATATGAGGAATAAATATGATGAATTCTATGATATCAATATTGATACTATCGGCAAAAGTGATGGTGGTCTAATTTGTATGAATGGTATGTTTGAGGAATCAAATTTAAATACAACTCTAAAAGAATCTATATCCAACTCTTTTAGATATAACGGTTTACTTGTACTAGATGAAACCTATGGTGGAAGCGACCACAGATTGTTTAATAAATATAATATACCAGGAATCACTCTAGGACAAAAAGATGTATTTGGTGAAAATGGTACTACTAAAATACATACCAAAGAAGATACTATAGACATAATAGATTACTTCCAAATAGAACAAGTTACTGATATTATATATGATTTCATAATAACCAATGATGGTACAATATATAAATCATTGGAAACATTGAAAAAATCAGCATAA
- a CDS encoding DUF2726 domain-containing protein, translating to METIIITLIAIIFIGILFKIVESKLSNKNKYNYATAYKDVDSILTKAELKFYDTLYDVCNDLDVTLFTKVRVADIVKVKNKDDYFTYFNKISSKHIDFVLCDNATLKPLVCLELDDRSHYRKDRMERDKFINEVLSSIGYEVVHIPCKYKYDKEDVKLELQNALKNVS from the coding sequence ATGGAAACAATAATAATAACACTAATAGCAATAATTTTCATAGGAATACTATTTAAAATAGTTGAAAGTAAATTATCCAATAAGAATAAATATAACTACGCAACAGCCTACAAAGATGTTGATAGTATACTCACAAAAGCAGAATTAAAATTTTATGATACTTTATATGATGTCTGTAATGATTTGGATGTCACCTTATTTACCAAAGTAAGAGTAGCGGACATAGTAAAAGTCAAGAATAAAGATGACTATTTCACCTATTTTAACAAAATAAGTTCTAAACATATTGATTTTGTACTATGTGACAATGCAACTCTAAAGCCTTTGGTGTGTTTAGAATTAGATGATAGATCCCATTATAGAAAAGATAGAATGGAAAGAGATAAATTCATTAATGAAGTATTAAGCAGCATAGGTTATGAAGTAGTACATATACCATGTAAATACAAATATGATAAGGAAGATGTTAAACTAGAATTACAAAATGCTTTGAAAAATGTATCATAG
- a CDS encoding GntR family transcriptional regulator: MVEYHISPRDDAAEKIEYYIIENKLEPNAKIPSERDLCEMWGINRTTLRSAIKRLVSSGKLYNKKGSGTFVADYKIIIDLHSIITLSDIDIRRNRLLIEVISTKIIESNKHISKELHISLGTKVYEFIRLIKVDREPICFETLYIPYDRFLDIDKYNLEEEILYKVMENRYNTEISGGIRNVGISPINFVDADLLNVENNSAVYILDGVIFDKDNIPIIYMKSMLRPDKVKFSSSKIYKYRGVQA, from the coding sequence TTGGTTGAATATCATATTAGCCCAAGAGATGATGCGGCTGAAAAAATAGAGTATTATATTATTGAAAATAAGCTGGAACCTAACGCTAAGATCCCATCTGAGAGGGATTTATGTGAGATGTGGGGAATTAATAGGACGACCCTAAGGTCAGCTATCAAAAGACTTGTTAGTAGTGGAAAATTATATAATAAAAAAGGTTCAGGTACGTTTGTAGCAGATTATAAGATAATAATAGATTTGCATAGTATCATAACCTTATCAGATATAGATATAAGAAGAAACAGGTTATTAATAGAAGTGATTTCTACTAAAATTATAGAAAGTAATAAACATATATCTAAGGAGCTTCACATATCCTTAGGTACTAAAGTATATGAATTCATAAGACTTATAAAAGTGGATAGGGAGCCGATATGTTTTGAAACATTATATATTCCATATGATAGATTTTTAGATATTGATAAATATAATTTAGAGGAAGAGATCTTATATAAAGTAATGGAAAATAGATATAATACAGAGATTTCAGGTGGAATAAGGAATGTTGGTATTTCACCAATAAATTTTGTAGATGCTGATCTGTTGAATGTTGAAAATAACTCGGCAGTATATATTTTGGATGGAGTAATTTTTGACAAAGACAATATACCCATAATATATATGAAATCAATGCTGAGACCGGATAAAGTAAAATTCTCTTCTTCAAAGATATATAAATATAGAGGTGTACAAGCATGA
- a CDS encoding response regulator transcription factor, whose translation MRILIADDEYLVRSTLVSMLGELGISKDWIDEVDNGEALISQIQTATYDIAFIDIRMPKMNGLEAIEKAKSIAPYTKWVIVTGYSEFSYAKEAIQLGVSNYLLKPISINELGEVISELLQENQKYALLLNQQFESDMNSIYQELQYLEKLEINYTEHIKYMTFCINTNSFDIALRNNVMQKLYGELREKIKNIITPNIRIVFLNRQGVDLTLVLAWGFLGNHEEAEEIVNNFYKSLKVMLLKYRCTGMELTLIHSEAVDSLDNNFKYLHCIYNMCQLRILKPSEHIFTLNDLKDMWEQAEDSQLQLVDNCSGLFDTFYSNNYLAFMSHVDTLDKLINTNEQLLMDDFKKYLNPLLESYDEGNTTIEKLKQIAHEYLVKTKSTDDSQMDSINQIKLYVQKNYMKDIGIYQIADKLDLTPNYLSTLFKKKEGITFMKYLTKTRMLIAKELLTNNNVTVSQVANQVGFNSARYFSKLFKNYYNIYPSELKHKKSN comes from the coding sequence ATGAGAATCTTAATAGCTGATGATGAATATTTAGTCAGATCTACATTAGTTAGTATGTTAGGAGAATTAGGTATATCAAAGGATTGGATTGATGAAGTAGACAATGGGGAAGCTTTGATAAGTCAAATTCAAACAGCGACTTATGATATCGCTTTTATAGATATCAGGATGCCAAAAATGAATGGACTTGAAGCTATTGAAAAAGCTAAAAGTATAGCACCTTACACAAAATGGGTTATAGTTACTGGTTACTCAGAATTTTCATATGCAAAAGAAGCTATACAGCTAGGGGTATCCAATTACTTATTGAAACCCATAAGTATCAACGAACTAGGTGAAGTTATCTCAGAACTGCTCCAGGAGAATCAAAAATATGCTTTACTGCTGAATCAACAGTTTGAATCAGACATGAATAGTATATATCAAGAATTACAATATCTAGAAAAGCTTGAAATCAACTATACTGAGCATATAAAATATATGACATTTTGTATTAATACCAATTCTTTTGATATAGCTCTCAGAAATAATGTAATGCAGAAATTATATGGAGAACTAAGAGAAAAGATTAAAAATATCATTACTCCTAATATTAGAATAGTTTTTTTAAACAGACAAGGAGTTGATTTAACCTTAGTTTTGGCATGGGGATTCTTAGGCAATCATGAAGAGGCTGAGGAAATAGTAAATAATTTTTATAAGTCTCTAAAAGTTATGCTCTTAAAATATCGTTGTACAGGTATGGAATTGACGCTGATTCATTCAGAAGCTGTAGACTCGCTGGATAATAATTTCAAATACCTGCATTGCATATATAACATGTGTCAGTTAAGGATATTGAAACCTAGTGAGCACATATTTACCCTTAATGACCTTAAGGATATGTGGGAACAAGCAGAAGACAGTCAGCTACAATTAGTTGACAATTGCTCCGGGTTATTTGATACATTTTATAGTAACAACTATTTGGCTTTCATGAGTCATGTTGATACTCTTGACAAATTGATTAATACTAATGAACAATTACTGATGGATGACTTTAAAAAATATCTAAATCCTTTACTTGAATCTTATGATGAAGGTAATACGACTATTGAGAAGTTGAAACAGATAGCTCATGAATACCTTGTTAAAACCAAGTCAACTGATGATAGCCAAATGGATAGTATAAATCAAATTAAACTCTATGTCCAAAAAAACTACATGAAAGATATAGGTATCTATCAGATTGCAGATAAATTAGATCTGACACCTAATTATCTAAGTACGTTGTTCAAGAAAAAAGAAGGTATCACTTTCATGAAATATCTCACCAAGACGAGAATGTTAATCGCAAAAGAATTATTAACAAACAACAATGTTACAGTAAGTCAAGTAGCCAATCAAGTTGGTTTCAACAGTGCAAGATATTTCAGTAAGCTTTTCAAAAACTATTATAATATCTACCCATCCGAATTAAAGCATAAGAAGTCCAATTAA
- a CDS encoding sensor histidine kinase, whose product MIHYRYSFRFKLITVFLISIFLLSILVMVTLPTYFSKTMNKEIDVLTDSTLTAIEHNLNSYFDELERITIMPYFNQSFMDSLLVINNSYYDELDTYNKFLLTQSIQYTLANYLQSTRVDVLSALFVTENLQSFITTKKYGQTSVINGYNFKGAQWYRQAIINNSNVTYINAHKQDYLQTPVAGQVFSVARLIKDPITMKTLGVLMADMDTNIIAKTFNNINLGVSSIITVYDGNNNLIYATKPISESLEDQIINYTGKKISSEKDDYRLIKRPLSKLPWHINILVSQSELNDKVKGMYIVGGLFIILELLITILIYYLMWNHITKPFNNMLMTIEKIQKGNRSLLFDESGKDEISYLCHNLNNMMYEIDDLVSREYKAIIEKQKAEYHALQSQIQPHFLFNTLNGLIGLNRLGERKKVEETIINLTGMMRYILNQQDTSSLEEEFKLLKRYCALQKLRFGERINYDFQLDPELEDVQVPKLLLQPLVENAIIHGLEPIHESGQLQVKAFIEKIEDKDYIYILVEDNGIGFDITKVSSNVGIANTKNRLMLINSSSEITIDSKEGEGTKINIKIPLNLENNSKAGSVDL is encoded by the coding sequence TTGATACACTATCGCTACTCTTTTCGATTCAAATTGATTACAGTATTTCTTATATCCATATTTTTATTATCAATTTTAGTAATGGTAACGTTACCAACGTATTTTTCAAAGACAATGAATAAAGAGATTGATGTATTGACGGACAGTACTTTAACAGCTATTGAACATAATCTTAATAGTTACTTTGATGAACTTGAAAGAATAACTATCATGCCGTATTTCAATCAATCATTTATGGATTCTCTGTTAGTAATAAATAACAGTTACTACGATGAATTGGATACATATAATAAATTTCTATTAACTCAATCTATACAATATACATTGGCTAACTATCTTCAATCAACTCGTGTTGATGTATTAAGTGCTCTTTTTGTAACAGAAAACCTGCAATCATTCATTACAACTAAAAAGTACGGACAAACTTCAGTTATTAATGGATATAACTTCAAAGGAGCACAATGGTATCGACAAGCTATTATAAACAACAGTAATGTAACATATATCAATGCCCATAAACAAGATTATCTACAAACCCCCGTAGCTGGTCAAGTGTTTTCAGTGGCTCGTCTTATAAAAGACCCAATAACAATGAAGACCTTGGGAGTTCTTATGGCTGATATGGATACCAATATTATTGCAAAGACTTTTAATAATATTAATCTAGGGGTTTCATCAATTATTACAGTGTATGACGGGAACAATAATCTTATATATGCTACAAAACCAATATCAGAGTCCTTAGAAGACCAAATCATTAATTATACAGGTAAAAAGATCTCCTCAGAAAAAGATGATTATAGACTTATTAAAAGACCATTGAGCAAATTGCCATGGCATATCAATATATTAGTATCTCAATCTGAGCTAAATGATAAAGTCAAAGGTATGTATATAGTAGGCGGTTTATTTATAATCCTAGAGCTCTTGATTACTATATTGATCTATTATCTTATGTGGAATCATATTACCAAGCCTTTCAACAATATGCTTATGACAATTGAGAAGATTCAAAAAGGCAACCGTTCTCTATTATTCGACGAATCAGGAAAAGATGAGATTTCTTATTTGTGTCATAACCTCAATAATATGATGTATGAGATTGATGATTTGGTAAGCAGAGAGTATAAGGCAATCATAGAAAAACAAAAAGCCGAATATCATGCTTTACAATCTCAGATACAGCCTCACTTTTTATTTAATACCCTCAATGGATTGATAGGGCTTAATAGATTAGGTGAGCGAAAAAAAGTAGAAGAGACAATAATCAACTTAACAGGAATGATGAGATATATTCTCAATCAACAAGATACATCTAGCCTAGAAGAAGAATTCAAGCTTCTAAAGCGGTACTGTGCATTACAAAAATTACGTTTTGGCGAACGTATCAACTATGATTTTCAACTAGACCCAGAATTAGAAGATGTTCAAGTTCCAAAATTACTATTACAACCTTTGGTGGAAAATGCCATAATTCATGGGTTGGAACCTATACACGAGTCTGGTCAATTACAAGTAAAAGCATTTATAGAAAAAATAGAAGATAAAGATTATATATACATATTAGTTGAAGATAATGGAATTGGTTTTGACATAACTAAAGTATCATCCAACGTTGGAATTGCCAATACAAAAAACAGGTTAATGCTTATTAATTCATCTAGTGAAATCACAATTGACAGCAAAGAAGGAGAAGGTACCAAAATAAATATAAAGATACCTCTTAATCTTGAAAATAACTCAAAGGCAGGGAGTGTTGATCTATGA
- a CDS encoding PDDEXK-like family protein encodes MSKKIFSTLLVFLFVVSFGTNCYASTTMVLNPDGGYGSMDSHFEKVTTDNGDVTLEIKNLSDVTTYLDIHIWEDDGRFITIENKKIRANDTLTITRYLGEGRIFAKSLIQNQGSEKVRLKVDFID; translated from the coding sequence ATGTCTAAAAAAATATTTTCAACACTATTAGTCTTTCTTTTTGTAGTTTCTTTTGGTACAAACTGTTATGCTTCGACAACTATGGTTCTTAATCCTGATGGTGGTTACGGATCTATGGATTCTCATTTTGAAAAAGTTACTACTGATAATGGAGATGTCACACTTGAAATAAAAAATTTAAGTGATGTCACTACATATTTGGATATCCATATATGGGAAGATGATGGTCGTTTTATTACTATTGAAAACAAGAAAATTCGTGCTAATGATACTCTAACAATTACACGTTACCTTGGAGAAGGTAGAATTTTTGCTAAAAGTTTAATTCAGAATCAAGGAAGCGAAAAAGTTCGTTTAAAAGTAGATTTTATTGATTAA
- a CDS encoding GntR family transcriptional regulator — MRKAEEINYKSPMYLQLKKVIYSKIQSGEYLPGTSIPSENELAKMYGINRLTVRNGIDQLVNEGLLMRVQGKGVYVLGANGKSNVETVGGFEEIVDASNARSIKIIKQVGRKASDKFSWIFGIGTEDEIYYIKRIINVGGTPSSLEETYIPKYLIPQLDSIDLSVFSIEEIYEFYGIIRNKVNETIDLTRLDANEGRMLKISANEEVMVMESISFDDKNRVVDYRRKYSVSDLCKYSVCMKKD; from the coding sequence ATGAGGAAAGCAGAAGAAATTAATTATAAATCTCCTATGTATTTACAGTTAAAGAAAGTAATATATAGTAAAATTCAAAGTGGAGAATATCTACCTGGAACCAGTATACCATCAGAAAATGAGTTAGCAAAAATGTATGGTATAAATCGTTTAACTGTCAGAAATGGAATAGATCAATTAGTCAATGAAGGATTATTAATGAGAGTTCAGGGAAAAGGTGTTTATGTACTAGGAGCAAATGGAAAAAGTAATGTAGAGACTGTTGGTGGGTTTGAAGAGATTGTAGACGCAAGTAATGCTAGGTCTATTAAAATTATTAAACAAGTGGGTAGAAAAGCATCTGATAAATTTTCATGGATATTTGGTATTGGTACTGAAGATGAAATTTATTATATTAAGAGAATCATTAATGTTGGTGGCACACCATCATCTCTAGAAGAAACGTATATTCCTAAGTATCTAATTCCACAACTTGACTCAATTGACTTATCTGTTTTTTCTATAGAAGAAATATATGAATTTTATGGCATAATTAGAAACAAGGTAAATGAAACTATTGATTTAACTAGATTAGATGCAAATGAAGGAAGAATGCTTAAAATTAGTGCTAATGAGGAAGTAATGGTTATGGAAAGTATTAGTTTTGATGATAAGAATAGAGTAGTAGATTATAGGCGTAAATATAGTGTAAGTGATTTATGCAAGTACAGTGTGTGTATGAAAAAGGATTAG
- the pgmB gene encoding beta-phosphoglucomutase has translation MNNKYKLFIFDMDGVITETSEQHYQAWKQLANEIGIEIDRKFNEKLKGVSRIESLERILEYANKANDFTEDEKLELATRKNENYKEMILKFTEENLFEGVKDLFDELKKRNIKIAIGSASKNAPTLVRLLGIENDIDYIVNPAEVKRGKPAPDIFLKAAEHLGVDISECIGVEDAEAGIEAIKSAGMFAVGIGDSKVLNKADIVYGETKDIKLEDLM, from the coding sequence ATGAATAATAAATACAAGTTATTTATATTTGATATGGATGGTGTTATTACTGAGACAAGTGAACAACACTATCAAGCTTGGAAACAGCTTGCCAACGAGATAGGCATAGAAATTGATAGAAAATTTAACGAGAAGTTAAAAGGTGTTTCAAGAATAGAATCTCTTGAAAGAATACTTGAATATGCTAATAAAGCTAATGATTTTACAGAGGACGAAAAGTTAGAATTAGCAACAAGAAAAAATGAAAATTATAAAGAAATGATACTTAAGTTCACAGAGGAAAACCTTTTTGAAGGAGTAAAAGACCTATTTGATGAGCTTAAAAAGAGAAACATCAAGATTGCAATAGGAAGTGCTTCTAAGAATGCACCTACTTTAGTAAGGTTATTAGGAATTGAAAATGATATTGATTATATTGTTAATCCAGCTGAAGTTAAAAGAGGTAAGCCAGCACCAGATATTTTCCTAAAAGCAGCAGAACATTTGGGCGTAGATATATCAGAATGTATAGGTGTTGAAGATGCTGAAGCAGGAATAGAAGCCATAAAATCAGCAGGTATGTTTGCAGTTGGTATAGGCGATAGCAAGGTTCTTAATAAAGCTGATATTGTTTATGGAGAAACAAAAGATATTAAACTTGAAGATCTTATGTAG